ACACCAAGTGATCTGAGAgatcattaatttaattccgCACCATGATTGTATCTCTCTCAAGTTTCAAGTGAGTTCCACACAACTTTGCATACTTCCTCAGTCACCAAGCAGCATTAGAACTCCCGAATCAAGAACTTCAGAATTAGTGTCCCTGAAAGAAGAATCCCACGAAACACTCACCTGGTCAAGCGTAATTGGCACCACTTTTGCCCCACCTCTCAATTCTCCTCTTCTTGACTTCACCTAAAACggagttaaaaaataaacatatcgTAATCATTATAGCAAACAAAAGCATACACAATTCGACTCTAGCAATCCCAATTACATCTTCTAATAATCATCCTGTATCACTAAATTATGCAGCACAAATTCTAAAAACACTAATATAAGACACGACTACTCCAGgaatgcataaaaaaaatcctcatACACATAAATATACATTAGTCATTCTGAGTACACTACCTGAGCAAGAAAAGCTTCGGCATCTTCTTTGCGGAAGCAAAGCAACCCAATGGACTTCACCCCCTCGGGGTCAGATACCAGCACGAACTCATTATTTGTGTTGCTTACAGTATAAACCGAAGTTCCAACTAACCTTCTCGCAACATGCTCGGAATTGAGCGACGTTTCCGAGGCGGCGGTTTGCTTTCCCTGACGCTGCGACACCGAGGCAAAGGGCAACGAGTGAGGCGGCGCCGGAGGTAGGAAAGCCGGGAACGCAGCTGCGGCGGGCCGCTTGGTGTCATCGAGCCGAGTTGCAAGTTGAGAGCCGAGCCGGTGGATGAAAGTGGATAGTGATAGGAGGGGGTTGGGAGGTGGGCCCACCGAGGGTTTTGCAGAAGAGGACTCCATTGTTGCCTGCTTACGATGAGAGTTACTTTTTGagtgttataatattgtttgGACTTGGGCCGATGCTACTACTTTTAAGTGGGCTTATCTTCCTAATGGGCCAAAAGGCCCAAAATCTTGTTTGGACTGGGCTACTTGTATTATTTTCCATCGATGAATGGGCTTCTCTTACTATTGGCCCAGGAAgcccaaaatacaaaatgtcTCAACTATGtacttcttattattattattttgttaacaaTTGAAATTTCATATGAGGATAAATTGTCacttaacatttttattagtctctttctttctttcttcttgttttttttcccagctagatcaatatttctttaaaagataAACCCTTGATGTTTGATAAGCTTGTGTAATTCTTGGATCGTTGGACGGAAGTTTGAAAATGTCCGCTTTgccattatataattataataactaagATTATAAACACATAGTCCACGGGCATTTTTGTCagttcacaaaaaaaaaattggatgcaATCCTAATGAAAACTAGCATATTGGGCTACAAATCGGACAACcgttaaaataagaaaacagtagtaatttttttaacaacaaAGGGTTActtgttattatattaaattttaggagggctcatcgtaatttcttttcacaactttcttttttctctttattcgtatcataattttttttatatactcgTGAAAGATTTcgtctctttatatatatatatatatatatatatatatatgagaaaacAAACCCATCAGACAAAATTTTTCTGCATCCATGAACACTAACTCATAGAACCATTTTGAGTGACAAGTTTTAAGTAGTTGCATTGTGGCAGTTAGACCTTAAAATTCTTtctcaaatcaaatcaagttataaaaaagtgtaatacatttgttatatgattggtcattttttatgaatcgacttcaatcacacaacaagtatactataatacttattatataattaattcagatcCCATCAAACCGAGTCTGAATTATAGTTTCTCTTGTTAGACATGCCAATTTTGGTGTCCGTATGTGTaatttagagggtgtttggctaaacttataagctcctaaaaatatcttataagatgtttgagagCTTATACACTCTAAATATTTCTTTGactgttttttctttaaagagcttataagatccaaaatatcttattttgagatcttataagctctttaaagAACAATCAacttttctaacttttttttttctataaaatcttataatcaatataaaattaatatgtcataagacaaaaatatcctcATTCATACACTGtctcacacacactctcctcaccctctctctctttctctctgtacgatttaaattttctaacattcgaaaaagagaaaatactttattatttaataataaaattattgtagttaaataaaataaaattggtattaatattgtatttattgataaatataaattcaagacattataaattatactacTGAAATGGTCATTgcattaataaagaaaatatcaatatatatctatattaatattcaactAGCAcaaatgtgtgtatatatatatataatttttttattaaaaaatttaggtaataattcgTCAGTTTTTTGTTatcataaaaaagattatctattaaatttttatttgggatTAAACTAGAgtgtactatttataaaaccGTTTTAgagttttttaaaaacaaaatatattaagacaTAACAACTTATTTCATTCTAATTGTATGTATCATATccattttaactattttatcaattaaagatcttattatgccaaattttataaattttaacatcttattttatctaaatccTTTAagagcttatttttaaaatagaatcgaacatcttataaaatattttaaaaaaatttagtccAACACCCTCTTAATTGGGTGGTGATCGAATTACGTTTAGAACATAGTTTCCACTGAACTAAATGCAGTACGTTTCTCAATATTCTTATCACTGTCTGAACTTCTAACTAACGAatctttccaaaaataatatacactgtatttttccaacaacagtCTTTTTTAGATAGAATCCGATCCGGGAAAGAAAATGATTGGATATGATTATCAACTTTTTACACTGAGTCATCAAGACCATGTGCACTGAATTCCTCTTTTTTGTGTAcaaatgtgatattgaaattgaagttcaaaagtataaaacttcaatttaaaaattacagttgTCGGGGGAGCTTGTTATTTATAGATAACCCGTCATCCGGTTGAATAAGGCGAATCCCCCGGAGTTAACTCCTGGTGGTTGGGTCCCGCAATCCTTGGGGCGgacagaaatattttctttggaTAAGGATACATATCTTTAGGGGATAAGAATGTCTTCTCAATTtcgaaaaaataattgagaaaatagCTTCTGAATTTATAAAGTACGTATTTGAATCtgaataaaagtaattataatgatGATCGTCAATGTAATAGCTTAAAGAATTAGCAACATACgaaatttaatgtaatgttAAGGATAGATATAAGtttagtatttataatataataaaaagtatatttaagacaaagtttatacaaacaaattaccaaaaagtatataatattgttgttAGTTATATGCACAAGGGgcaataatttatactttttttttataataacgagttttatagttttgtactgaataattttataaaagttgttATCATTAGcaagaattagaaaaaaaaaataataataacaagttcataaaattgtcactaaaaGCATCTAATGCTAACACACATTTAGTGACGACGCAGTGACAATAAGTTACTATATTACCATTATAAATGTATTGATAATTGTCTAATGACAAACTTacggaaaaaaaattgcacttttctttcctttgttTGGGAGTGTACGTTACACTTCTAATCCCAAGTTTTATGGAAACAATAAATTAGGTCCCGCATACTTTAAAAACATTGGATTTGTGATCCCCACATTCGGAAGAACACTAAAAAAATGCCGGAAAATAGGTGCTTGGGCAACACGTTCGGAGCtatactacaagaaaatagttcaataattgtgaaaaaaatttgatgctaaAATTAACGTCGAGCTAATTAGCAAATAAAACATTCATTGCTAATTTGCATTActtaatatgtattttaaataatttgttgctAGCATATTAGCCACATATTATTACAAGAATGGTCCCGAATTTATACATTGAGAATAGTTTGAATAAagtcaaataggaaaaaagtGTAATGATCTCTTATGTTTGTGCCATTATGGTTCATGTTGGCACACGACTAAcacttttttctctttttagtATATCTCTTCAAATTAGTGTTTACtcataaacaatttttttaacgaAATTTTTAAAGGAAAGCATTTAGtttataagagaaaaatgtaattttagtgtCGTGAGGTGgtaattttggttttgttgaaataaatttgacaattatttggatttgtaatttgggtgttttggagatagagagagaaaaatagagataaataagtgtgtgtttgAGATAGAcggtatgtttgaatttgtgttttgatataatataaatagtttaaaataagtagtgtatgtttgatgttgggatatAGAAGACAGGTTACTGTtgattgtcaaatcatgtctttttttatatatatttattaatataattgtgtatgtatatagtattttgtttgttagtgaaatattgtacatatatttaaattaaataattttctttgttaaattttaaataataattacaaatttaatgaatagtTAACTGCACTGTAGTATTCTCCTCCAAAATGATCTTATTACACTTTATATTTGGActgaaaaaatagaatatataaacatttgaataataagtatttttaattaagtatgtattattggtatattgtactcaatttttaaatttctcaaatatttcacaaaagtATTAACAATTTTGAGTtcgaaatatttaaatagtgtaagttgaaaaattatgtaattaatatatagtaaattgAAGTATAGTAATGTGATGAAAATACATTCGTTAGACTTTATATTcggatttattaattataattgataattgaagtaatgaaaaatatgaatttcgtATATACTACTCGTGTATTATCCTCAGTATACAAAACTAAGTAATTTATTAAGGtagaaaatttttacatatttttattcagtagcattgatagtaaatatttttaatatcaatgtttttgaaagttaaaaattatttttatatataattgttgcTTAGATTTAACATAtagcatatatattaaataatatataatatacattatatagaaaatttagaaaaattcactATATCTCATTTGCTTTGGTGtggagtttatttatttatattaaataataagtaaaaattgaataaataattacatgcaCTACAGTATTATGTTGAAAATGATTCCGTCTGCCTTTATATTCGcggtgaaaatatttaattgataaatcaaataaatatatactttgcATTACACATGCAGTAATGATACAATGCCCaaaattttgcattatttgaaaaatatttcgttcaaatagaaaattgtATTGAGTccaaaatatctaaataatcAAAGTAGAATCAACTAGCATTGATTAGTTAAATAcagaacaattaaaatatttttactcatAACATATAAGGCTGTTAATTTCCATATATCCATAAGGAAAAAAACTGCCGCACTTCACAAAGGGTTGAAATTATAAACAGACAATCATTATCTCGCTAATGAGTTAGTAGAACATAAAATcatgtattattatttctattaaagtacaatatttatacttttttattatttaataaagtatatataaaatatatttatacttttttattatttaataaagtatatataaaataataagttaattcttaaaactataaaaaatatagtgagaaaaaatgaatgaaaattaaaaataaaaagaaataactatTGAAAGATAGTAAATgagtgaaaatttgaagcacATAATTGGTTGAAAATCACGAGGCGTTTCGAATAAAAGAAGGCACCGTTTATTTATTAGGttattaattctattatttagtatttatttacGTTAGATTTAgtttagaattatatatatatttgttatattaaattaattgtgttttGGCCTCATcagtcaaataaaaaatggatcaTTCCTTTGCTTATGGAAAGAGCCAAtcaaagaattttattatatctctTCTAAGCATTCTATTTCATCTGATAGTTCCTAAggataaaataagagataGAGTACAAAATAgacttctttgtttttttttattcaaattttcttaaaacaaatttgtttaagaaaatttgaataaaaataatataaagaaacctaaatttaataaataaataaattattcaaataaatattaaaattagcaTATCAAAACAATTGAAACGCCAATTTACcgcttttcaattatatatagtataggtaaaaatcatgtaaaaaatGCCCCTGTACTATTATATTCAATCAATacctattatatattaaaaacaacacttaatattaaatagaaaCGGAGTTTTTATATCACCTTCCTAGTACAAATGCACAAATTGACTAacattgttttaaaatttcacatttAAGAGTCAAGctacatttttgttatataaaaaatattgatattcaccaattataataatttattagtagGAGACCTAACACCTTGATGTTGGATTATAAGCATATACATGAAGACTTATAGGAAGAGATCCACAAGGAGCAAATTGAGGGCTTCAAACtgacaagaaaattttttacctctttattgaaaaatagcTTATATAGTATCAAACATGCACCTACATAGTGGAATAATGAATTCACATGCCTAAGACCATTTTAGGTAATTTGTTCATCAAGCATGAAACGTTCTGATGGTGTATTGCTTATTTCAATCACAAGCTGATATGTCAGGATGccagcaaaaataaataacaaatctGATCAATTATTCACAATGAGAGACTCACATAACTACCGGCATATAATTTCAGGATATCGAATCTTTATTTATCCCAAAATGATACATTAAGAAAGTTTCTACAAGTTCAATGTAAGCAAATTGAGAGCAATCATCACTGTGCTATAAAAGTGACTAGCCAGTTAGATAACATTAACATTTAACGTGAGCTTTTCCGCATCTTCTCCCATGGGATTCATCTGGTAGTGTCATAACATTCTTGGagttctatttttatttaagactTGCTCTTTTGATCATTTTGTTTATGTTCAGGACCATCAATCATCATACTCTGCAAGTTCCTCTCATAATGATCTATCCTGTACAAGGGCACCTTAAAGGGCACACAGAGATTATTTGATACAAACTTAAGCTCATATAACTACAAAATTCTGAAATCATGGTGCCTAGTCACTTTAATTTCATTGTACTTCTCCCTAATTCAATCCTCCGATAGCACTAAAAATACCTCTTTGTATGAGTTACACAGATATTGAGAAAGGTGGGCAATTGCTTGCCACAAGAGTGTTAGAGATGATAGTTACCTAAACAATCCAGTACTCAATTTAAAGATATATCGACAGGAAAATATTGGACGCACTCCACAACCAATTTCCCGATTAATCACACagacaaaaagaaatgaagaatatCTACTATCATAAACAGTAAATATGTTCAACACCTACAGTAATTGAAAAATGTCACAAGATAGAACTAACATAGAAAGTAACTTAACCAAGTGATAACTGCATTATACATAAATCATCACTACAGATCACAGACATCAGATTGTTATGAAGGCAATAACAACACATCCTTGAATACAAATATAGGCATTCAGTTTTACTCATCGGGGAAAGGTACTGAGGTTTCGCCTTTACTGGCAGCttcaaaatcttataaaatgggATCTGAATCTTATAACGCATTGATTTAGAAATATGAACTATGAAAGCTTCAATTTAGTGTTTATATCACactatatatagtatatatagatagacaACTGTTTGCAGATTATTGTAAATACAATATTGAACCACTGTGCAATGTGTGAATAAACAAGAACAAcagaaaaaagtgaaaatctgacaataatttaaagaagaaACATTGTGCACATGTGAAAGATCAGAGAAATCAGGAATCATCGCAAACAATAATTTAAGGCAACTACTGTTAAACCGTACATACTTTTTAGTATAATTCATCCAAACCCAACTCTCAAATcttcagaaaattcaaaattcaaaaattgaatggaaGAAATCATgcaattaaagtaaaataacaagaaattttcaGCAAACTTAACAAACTCAAATTTGCCTTTTCGTTTGATTGACGCGGTGTGTGGAACGAGGACTAGGTGGCGCATGAGATACCAATTCCAACAGCTGGCCCTACACCTTTGATGTGAACGGCTAGTGGCGGCGGACTCCAGCGGAGTTTGTGGCTTGGTCATCGTAACACCGTCGAGGTGGGAGGACGCGGGTGATAGCGACACTGGGGCTGTGCTGTCGATGGAGTTCATTTAACTACGCCGTAGTGGGTTTGACGCTGATGATGGCAGCGCTGGGGTTGTGGTTGGTTCGATCGACGGAGTTCTTAAGATGGGGAGAGAAGGTTGAAGACGACTAAGAAGAGGAGctgcaattttatattttaaaaaacaacaGATTTCTGTTATGGGCTATGtgtctataaaattaaaaaaaaaaaaaaaaggttagtCGGCCAATTTCTGTTTTTACACTCAATCAAGGTgtaaaaactaaaaccaaacattgttgttattttggcccatctcggGAATGGGCCAAAATCCGAATCCAAACACAATCTTAGTGATTTGAGGATAATTCTGGCCCAAAATATACATTAGTTAGAAAAGTGCACATGTTGTGCACGTGATAGGCTATCCATGGGAGGGGTATTTTATCTAGGGACAAGCAGCTACCTTAGGGATAGGGATGTCTCCAGCCCGTTTGTTCCTACTGTCATATGACCTAGTTTTACTTGCTGAAACTTGTCCGTGCCTACAGGTCTCTGAGTGATGTGGAACAGGTAGTCCTATGTGGATTTGCCATTTGGATTCTCTAGGAGTGTCCTCTGCCTGACTCCTTAGGGCACCTCCCACCCGACTCCCTAAGGGCACCCTTGCTTGACTCCTTAGGGACACCCCCTGTCTGTGCTCTTACTTAGATTTGGCTTCCGATCTTGCTGAGGTCTCTCGGGCCTTGCATTCATTTGGATTCCA
The window above is part of the Sesamum indicum cultivar Zhongzhi No. 13 linkage group LG7, S_indicum_v1.0, whole genome shotgun sequence genome. Proteins encoded here:
- the LOC105166320 gene encoding protein TIC 22, chloroplastic, producing the protein MESSSAKPSVGPPPNPLLSLSTFIHRLGSQLATRLDDTKRPAAAAFPAFLPPAPPHSLPFASVSQRQGKQTAASETSLNSEHVARRLVGTSVYTVSNTNNEFVLVSDPEGVKSIGLLCFRKEDAEAFLAQVKSRRGELRGGAKVVPITLDQVYMLKVEGIAFRFLPDPVQIKNALELKASDIKSGFDGVPVFQSDLLVVKKKNKRYCPIYFQKEDIEKALSTVSRVSRGAGFSQHIMVGSLEDVLKKMEINGKNSGWEDLIFIPPGKSHSQHIQDVTKL